From a region of the Saccharomycodes ludwigii strain NBRC 1722 chromosome VII, whole genome shotgun sequence genome:
- the NOP8 gene encoding Nop8p (similar to Saccharomyces cerevisiae YOL144W | NOP8 | NucleOlar Protein), whose amino-acid sequence MSLEKRIYVGNLYSNIHECCNWLYPKFSKFGDLKSDCFEEHEHFAYITIEFKDEIQYGKLKSQFNNVKFMGNNIIIDLAKEDYKTRWERENKDYKLNKTKKEQILKHQWEYYKKLENIKMSWKDRREIIPGRMREKPRSTQELKNVTFRVFNKRGQLKVYKCYKDKLWGYDKKKTVRDLVFSFQNKYWKDGNNHIVEKLDYSKSKVFFKNGDSLAISLDEKSTTSRGGLGEKKVHGLEEEGHEYDNYGNDFGKEHNKNNSILNSVLGNFNFETPLDIKQADEEYGSSDYEFQHQFNSDDDDEDDEEKEEEEEEQMEIKKPKKNDKTFIQQNSSEKQGYNGDTQEAKDDILDVEKSQSDIDEEEFIPKFPAQPQGNINSTETLRGIFEANTNEVPSFQLIEENNDDIDHEKDLKEENNTTETNVLVDNFQTANKAQDFGLFFPHFDSYFLAGQTQIAKIGIKPINEDFTNWDETFWKNRGVWTKEMKERKRDAIRKWKKKSHKNDSIILL is encoded by the coding sequence ATGAGcttggaaaaaagaatatatgTCGGGAATTTATATTCCAATATACACGAATGTTGTAACTGGTTATATccaaaattttccaaatttggGGATTTAAAATCAGATTGTTTTGAAGAGCATGAACATTTTGCATATATCACTATAGAGTTTAAAGACGAAATTCAATATGGTAAATTGAAATCACAATTTAATAATGTCAAATTCATGggcaataatataataattgatCTAGCTAAAGAAGATTATAAAACTAGATGggaaagagaaaataaggattataaattaaacaaaacgaaaaaagaacaaattttaaagcaTCAATGGGAGTACTACAAAAAGTTAGAAAACATCAAAATGAGTTGGAAGGACAGGCGAGAGATAATACCCGGGAGAATGAGAGAAAAGCCTAGATCTACCCaggaattaaaaaatgttacGTTTAGGGTGTTTAATAAACGAGGTCAATTGAAGGTTTATAAGTGTTACAAAGACAAGTTGTGGGGGTatgataaaaagaaaaccgTCAGAGATTTAGTTTTCTcgtttcaaaataaatattggAAAGATGGTAATAATCACATAGTGGAAAAATTAGACTATTCGAAATCAAAAgttttcttcaaaaatGGAGACTCTTTGGCCATATCTTTAGACGAAAAATCAACAACATCACGTGGTGGTTTgggtgaaaaaaaagtacatGGATTAGAGGAAGAAGGTCATGAATATGACAATTATGGGAATGATTTTGGGAAAGAAcacaataaaaacaatagtaTTTTAAATAGTGTATTAGGGAATTTCAACTTTGAAACACCTCTAGATATTAAACAGGCAGATGAGGAATATGGATCATCAGATTACGAATTTCAACATCAGTTTAATAGTGACGACGACGACGAAGATGATGAGGAaaaggaggaggaggaggaggaacagatggaaattaaaaagcCGAAGAAAAATGACAAAACCTTTATCCAGCAAAATAGTTCTGAGAAACAAGGTTATAATGGTGATACGCAGGAAGCTAAAGACGATATATTAGATGTAGAAAAGTCACAATCAGATATcgatgaagaagaattcATTCCTAAGTTTCCTGCGCAACCACAAGGTAATATCAATAGTACAGAAACTTTAAGAGGGATATTTGAGGCTAATACGAATGAAGTGCCATCTTTCCAACTcattgaagaaaataatgatgatattgaCCATGAAAAGGAcctaaaagaagaaaataatactactgAGACAAATGTTTTAGTAGATAACTTTCAAACAGCAAACAAAGCCCAGGACTTTGGTTTATTCTTTCCTCATTTCGATTCATACTTTTTAGCCGGCCAAACGCAAATAGCTAAAATCGGTATTAAACCTATTAATGAAGATTTTACGAATTGGGACGAAACTTTTTGGAAAAACAGAGGTGTCTGgacaaaagaaatgaaagaaagaaaaagagatgCTATtagaaaatggaaaaagaagtcacataaaaatgattctattattcttttatga
- the RIB4 gene encoding lumazine synthase RIB4 (similar to Saccharomyces cerevisiae YOL143C | RIB4 | RIBoflavin biosynthesis), with protein MAVKGLGKLDQVYDGSNLRVAIIHARWNKQVIDALVSGCIKRLKELNVKEENIVVETVPGSFELPYGVEAYSKKHQGFDVFVAIGVLIKGSTMHFEYISDATTNGLMTVQSRINKPVIFGLLTCLTEEQALCRAGIDEGKTMHNHGEDWGAAAVEMAIKFSA; from the coding sequence ATGGCCGTAAAAGGATTAGGAAAATTGGACCAAGTCTATGATGGTAGTAACCTACGTGTTGCAATTATTCATGCTCGTTGGAATAAGCAAGTTATTGACGCATTGGTTAGTGGTTGtattaaaagattaaagGAATTAAAtgttaaagaagaaaatattgtaGTTGAAACTGTTCCTGGTTCGTTTGAACTACCATATGGTGTTGAAGCTTACTCTAAGAAACACCAAGGATTTGATGTGTTTGTAGCTATTGGTGTCTTAATTAAAGGTAGTACCATGCattttgaatatatttCTGATGCTACCACCAATGGTTTAATGACTGTTCAAAGTAGAATCAATAAACCAGTTATCTTTGGATTGTTGACTTGTTTGACAGAGGAGCAAGCACTATGTAGGGCTGGTATTGATGAGGGCAAGACTATGCATAACCATGGTGAAGATTGGGGTGCTGCAGCTGTTGAGATGGCTATTAAATTTTCCGCTTAG
- the RPD3 gene encoding histone deacetylase RPD3 (similar to Saccharomyces cerevisiae YNL330C | RPD3 | Reduced Potassium Dependency), protein MVYEAKPFDPITVKPSDKRRVAYFYDADVGNYAYGAGHPMKPHRIRMTHSLIMNYGLYKKMEIYRAKPATKQEMCQFHTDEYIDFLSRVTPDNLNMFQKESVKFNVGDDCPVFDGLYEYCSISGGGSMEGAARLNRGKCDVAINYAGGLHHAKKSEASGFCYLNDIVLGIIELLRYHPRVLYIDIDVHHGDGVEEAFYTTDRVMTCSFHKYGEFFPGTGELRDTGVGKGKYYAVNVPLRDGIDDATYKSVFEPVIGKIMEWYQPSAVVLQCGGDSLSGDRLGCFNLSMKGHANCVNYVKSFGIPMMVVGGGGYTMRNVARTWSFETGLLNNVILDEELPYNDYFEYYGPDYKLDVRPSNMFNANSAEYLDRILTSIFSSLEHTKYAPSVQLNQPPRDPEDLGDTQEDSSEAKDTKGGSQYARDQLIEPDNELL, encoded by the coding sequence ATGGTGTACGAGGCAAAACCTTTTGATCCAATTACAGTCAAACCAAGTGATAAAAGGAGAGTTGCATACTTTTATGATGCAGATGTTGGTAACTATGCTTATGGCGCAGGTCACCCAATGAAACCACACAGAATAAGAATGACACATTCTCTAATTATGAATTATGGTTTGTACAAAAAGATGGAAATTTATAGGGCGAAGCCTGCTACCAAGCAAGAAATGTGTCAATTTCATACAGATGAATATATCGACTTTCTATCAAGAGTCACTCCAGACAATTTAAATATGTTTCAAAAGGAAAGTGTTAAGTTTAATGTAGGTGATGATTGTCCAGTTTTTGATGGTTTGTATGAATATTGCAGTATATCCGGCGGTGGTTCAATGGAAGGCGCAGCAAGATTAAACAGAGGCAAATGTGATGTGGCTATTAATTATGCTGGTGGTTTACATCATGCCAAAAAATCAGAGGCTTCTGGGTTCTGTTATCTAAACGATATAGTTTTAGGCATTATCGAATTGTTAAGATATCATCCAAGAGTGTTATACATTGATATAGATGTTCATCATGGCGATGGTGTTGAAGAGGCCTTCTATACCACTGACAGAGTTATGACCTGTTCTTTCCACAAGTATGGTGAGTTTTTCCCCGGTACCGGTGAATTAAGAGACACTGGTGTCGGCAAGGGAAAGTATTACGCGGTCAATGTCCCATTAAGGGATGGTATTGATGATGCAACATATAAATCTGTGTTCGAACCagttattggaaaaattatgGAATGGTACCAACCGTCAGCTGTGGTTTTGCAATGTGGTGGTGATTCTTTGTCGGGAGATCGGTTAGGTTGTTTCAATTTGTCTATGAAGGGCCATGCCAATTGTGTAAATTATGTAAAGTCATTTGGTATTCCAATGATGGTTGTTGGTGGAGGTGGATATACAATGAGAAATGTTGCTAGAACTTGGTCCTTCGAAACTGGATTATTAAACAATGTTATATTAGACGAAGAATTGCCTTATAACgattattttgaatattatgGCCCTGATTACAAATTAGATGTAAGGCCTTCAAATATGTTCAATGCTAACTCTGCAGAATATTTAGATAGAATATTGACTTCTATTTTTAGCAGTTTGGAACACACTAAATATGCACCCAGTGTTCAATTAAACCAGCCACCTAGAGACCCAGAGGATTTGGGAGATACTCAAGAAGATTCGTCTGAAGCAAAGGATACAAAAGGTGGTTCGCAATATGCAAGGGATCAATTGATAGAACCTGACAATGAgcttttataa
- the PEX6 gene encoding AAA family ATPase peroxin 6 (similar to Saccharomyces cerevisiae YNL329C | PEX6 | PEroXin) yields MKKCTLSFVEDTYSFDDDNIQSPFCYVSQNIFQYLKDQETSTNISSPLCHLFFPNFISYDLSPKLYYYKLNAQLSDNHVEVISHNPGSMTLKVCYISSVNNAPVVLNQININVNSILFTELLKLENQQEQLEFIRQKGQLYDGKIIHENSFICNQWCKITKCYPYHQGIFNINNTKIVLLNGLHENVQLNQFVTSDKEYNIKPLPVKIQKQWLYTKDSEHHDTREDDSILAFADESVFLKLQISNGSLVELFFGHNSNIDNNYSKICKLIILPKPNELITELDSNTIFVPPHIFIHSIKTNNNSISVKPLKYLHNLRGNFTKASSIKLSRVASILNSQKLYQSLIQKELTDYFLEKSRLLSIGDYIPVLFDSRKCLFKYFPTKKLFSGGVEGGEEEEEEEKEEEEKCRDSLVWFQVIESSVSNNTIGDKFFLVDQYSEIVIENYVSYVSIPRSICNYIEYYKLPKAIKLSDDIFSEYSNLKKILGTKLNTKILIYSSTNSVGKYTTILTSCLDLGLNILDIDCLELGQGQPTNKIIGMIKAKIDPVLNYCHKGSSVLVFKHLECIIRDDAHDETAKKFNISFLKLLSDYSKMATIILTTNKLESMAPIRSSINFEIELGVPNEKQRMEIFKFYLKNLELDYSKIATQSAGLTPIDIKAIATRSFSMETDSTTLDLVLKNINKARDEFSESIGAPKIPNVTWEDVGGLDMVKGEIMDTIDMPLRYPELFGSGMKRRSGILFYGPPGTGKTLLAKAIATNFSLNFFSVKGPELLNMYIGESEANVRRVFQKARDAKPCVIFFDELDSVAPKRGNQGDSGGVMDRIVSQLLAELDGANGDGGGVFVVGATNRPDLLDEALLRPGRFDKLLYLGISDTNEKQCNIIKALTRKFAISEDTDLLEVAANCPFTYTGADFYALCSDAMLNAMTRVAKDIDLKLDKYNKEENDNVKKPVSLKFWFDNVANDYDIKVVVTMEDFIKAQKNLKPSVSAEELEHYLKIRANFEN; encoded by the coding sequence atgaaaaaatgtACATTAAGTTTTGTAGAAGATACTTATTCTTTTGATGATGACAATATTCAGAGTCCTTTTTGTTACGTATCTCAGAATATATTCCAATACTTAAAAGACCAAGAGACTTCTACCAATATTAGTTCTCCCCTATGCCACCTTTTCTTTCCAAACTTTATATCATATGATTTATCACCCAAATTATACTATTATAAATTGAATGCACAACTTTCAGATAACCACGTGGAAGTTATTAGCCATAATCCTGGTTCTATGACCTTAAAAGTCTGCTATATTTCCTCTGTAAACAATGCACCGGTAGttttaaatcaaataaatatcaatGTGAATTCGATTTTATTCActgaattattaaaattggaaaatcaACAAGAACAATTGGAGTTTATTAGGCAAAAAGGTCAATTATATGATGGTAAAATTATTCATGAAAACAGCTTTATTTGTAATCAATGGTGTAAAATCACAAAATGCTATCCGTATCATCAAGGTATTTTCAACATAAACAACactaaaattgttttattaaatggGCTACATGAAAATGTGCAGTTGAACCAGTTTGTCACAAGTGATAAAGAATACAATATAAAACCTTTACCAGTCAAAATACAAAAGCAATGGCTATACACAAAAGATTCTGAGCATCATGATACACGTGAAGATGACTCAATTTTAGCCTTTGCAGACGAATCTGTGTTTCTTAAGTTACAAATAAGCAATGGATCGCTTGTAGAACTTTTCTTTGGTCATAACAGcaatattgataataactATAGTAAAATTTGTAAATTGATTATACTGCCCAAACCTAATGAGTTAATTACAGAATTAGATTCCAATACAATTTTTGTCCCACctcatatatttatacataGTATTAAgaccaacaacaacagtaTTAGCGTTAAACCACTGAAATATTTACACAATTTGAGAGGTAATTTTACAAAAGCTTCTTCAATCAAGTTATCACGTGTAGCTAGTATATTAAATTCTCAAAAATTGTATCAAAGTTTAATTCAGAAGGAATTGactgattattttttggaaaaatccAGATTATTATCTATTGGTGACTATATTCCTGTATTATTTGATTCAAGAAAATgtcttttcaaatatttccccacaaaaaaacttttttctgGAGGAGTGGAAGgaggagaagaagaagaagaagaagaaaaagaggaagaggaaaagTGTCGTGATAGTTTAGTCTGGTTCCAAGTTATTGAAAGCAGtgttagtaataatactattggtgacaaatttttcttggttGATCAATATTCCGAAATTGTGATAGAAAACTATGTTTCATACGTATCTATTCCAAGATCAATTTGTAATTACATTGAATATTATAAGTTACCAAAGGCTATTAAACTATCTGATGATATCTTTTCAGAATACTCCAacttaaagaaaattttaggcacaaaattaaatacaaaaattttaatatattcaaGTACTAACAGTGTTGGTAAATATACCACAATTTTGACTAGCTGTTTGGATCTTGGCTTAAATATATTGGATATAGACTGTTTAGAACTTGGACAAGGGCAaccaacaaataaaattattggaatGATTAAGGCCAAAATAGACCctgttttaaattattgtcATAAAGGTTCAAGtgttttagtttttaaaCATTTGGAATGTATAATCAGAGACGATGCCCATGATGAAACCGCCaagaaatttaatatttcatttttaaaattgctTTCCGATTATAGTAAAATGGCAACCATCATATTAACCACCAATAAACTTGAATCCATGGCACCAATTAGATCGTCcattaattttgaaatcgAATTAGGTGTTCCTAAcgaaaaacaaagaatggagatttttaaattttatttaaaaaatcttgAGCTAGATTATAGCAAGATAGCAACACAATCTGCCGGGTTAACCCCAATTGATATCAAGGCAATAGCAACTAGATCTTTTTCAATGGAAACGGATTCAACCACTCTAGATTTggtattgaaaaatatcaacaaaGCAAGAGACGAGTTTTCTGAGTCTATTGGTGCACCCAAGATTCCTAATGTCACTTGGGAGGATGTTGGTGGATTAGACATGGTTAAGGGTGAAATTATGGACACTATTGACATGCCATTAAGATATCCTGAATTATTTGGTTCGGGaatgaaaagaagaagTGGCATTTTGTTTTACGGTCCACCAGGCACTGGCAAAACATTATTGGCAAAAGCCATTGCaaccaatttttcattaaattttttcagtGTCAAAGGCccagaattattaaatatgtaCATTGGGGAGAGTGAAGCTAATGTCAGAAgagtttttcaaaaagCTAGAGATGCCAAACCATGcgttatattttttgacGAACTAGATAGTGTTGCTCCCAAAAGAGGCAATCAGGGTGATTCTGGAGGTGTTATGGATCGTATCGTTTCACAATTATTAGCAGAGTTGGATGGTGCTAATGGAGACGGTGGCGGTgtatttgttgttggtgCTACCAATAGGCCTGATCTATTAGACGAAGCCTTGTTGAGACCGGGAAGATTTGATAAATTGTTGTATTTGGGAATCAGTGATACCAACGAAAAACAatgtaatattataaaagcTTTAACTAGAAAATTTGCTATTAGTGAAGATACCGATTTGTTGGAAGTAGCTGCCAATTGCCCATTTACTTACACTGGTGCTGATTTTTATGCGTTATGTTCTGATGCAATGCTAAACGCTATGACAAGGGTAGCCAAAGACATTGATTTGAAATTAGATAAATATAACAAGGAAGAGAATgataatgttaaaaaacctgtttctttaaaattttggtTTGATAATGTTGCAAATGATTATGATATCAAAGTGGTGGTCACAATGGAGGATTTTATAAAGGCACAGAAGAATTTAAAGCCTAGTGTGTCTGCAGAAGAGTTGGaacattatttaaaaataagagcAAATTTTGAGAACTAA
- the MDJ2 gene encoding Mdj2p (similar to Saccharomyces cerevisiae YNL328C | MDJ2 | Mitochondrial DnaJ homolog), with protein sequence MVLPLIIGTTITLVALTARAGLKAWSRYKRLTFPMIAELNGIPIIRTTASNSSTRISGQVKFYLDHYQGGFIYNDNKKMDPIEAILILGLNQETFRKTKIDEQLIKSSHRKLMILNHPDKGGSPLIASKINEAREVLLTEIKSRNL encoded by the coding sequence ATGGTTCTCCCTTTAATAATTGGTACAACCATAACTTTAGTAGCATTAACTGCCAGGGCTGGTTTAAAAGCATGGTCTAGATATAAGAGGTTAACATTTCCCATGATTGCAGAATTAAATGGTATTCCCATTATACGAACAACGGCTTCTAATAGCAGTACTAGAATATCAGGACAAgtgaaattttatttagatCATTACCAAGgtggttttatttataatgacaataaaaaaatggatcCAATAGAGgctattttaatattaggATTGAATCAAGAAACATTTCGTAAAACCAAAATTGATGAGCAATTGATTAAATCAAGCCATCGaaaattaatgattttaaatCATCCGGATAAAGGAGGCAGTCCATTAATAGCATCTAAAATAAACGAAGCACGTGAAGTTTTACTAACAGAAATAAAGAGTAGAAActtgtaa
- a CDS encoding uncharacterized protein (similar to Saccharomyces cerevisiae YNL327W | EGT2 | Early G1 Transcript), translated as MLCYISNLFLSLAVVSLLRARLSIAQYADGEDVTIFNVTTSTLNVTGTLASLVGNQSQIDTLYTIATLGLIDIETNATYSYDKSDWLQVRGSVYAGKNTTEYENKTLHLVLPNEFIPVNTINNKTNSTNVIEILDLDSYVIGEITQLNTSLNTYSVNIFDNRSTAVFGTFDFLTRLSNYSAITEPEVVNYNFSFMNSFVESNYQKSFTTTISLPIEYISLDLQTITKENIVDFNNNTVTWYIDIPVSDITFTDQENDRNVLHFNSSNVYQQNSANFTSISPLLIENTTNVNVTLVTDALIQMASSYKFAVNETELQLIYQMDDLNKPEQFLDLTKYIDTANSTEENIMLTYNFNSSSFNNSAKYFRIKYGTQSISNSSNVTFIQNSAYISGNVSNNSIVLTDIAYLNSLFDIGRVPLFNASTFTTSTAGATTTYNVTTETVTAGGQQSADTASVAVVTHWDSVYVTNTVVASTTKVIRFSVPTTAQINTVSGDLYNNQAKINSVSSFETSTIPNKKRNRDDNDIRILPFEDSANTAPVAFTLITACLLSVFAVIAL; from the coding sequence ATGCtttgttatatttcaaatttatttttatctttagcAGTAGTATCACTGCTAAGAGCCAGACTTTCCATTGCTCAATATGCTGACGGTGAAGATGtaactatttttaatgttacCACCTCTACTCTTAATGTCACAGGCACTTTGGCATCCTTGGTCGGTAACCAGAGCCAAATCGATACTTTATACACAATTGCAACTTTAGGATTAATTGATATTGAAACAAATGCAACTTATTCATATGATAAATCTGATTGGTTACAAGTTAGAGGTTCAGTTTATGCCGGCAAAAATACTACAgaatatgaaaataaaactttgcATTTGGTTCTTCCAAATGAATTTATTCCCGTAAATacaattaataacaaaactaACTCCACAAAtgttattgaaattttggACTTAGATAGTTATGTCATAGGGGAAATCACCCAATTGAACACTTCACTCAATACTTATTCAgtcaatatttttgacaATAGATCCACTGCTGTCTTTGGTACCTTTGATTTTTTGACCAGATTATCAAATTATAGTGCGATTACTGAACCAGAAGTTGTTAATTACAACTTCAGCTTTATGAATAGTTTTGTTGAGTctaattatcaaaaaagtTTCACAACCACTATATCCCTACCAATTGAATATATCTCTTTGGATTTGCAAACCATCACAAAGGAAAATATTGTAGatttcaacaacaataccGTGACTTGGTATATTGATATTCCAGTTTCTGATATTACTTTTACAGATCAAGAAAATGACAGGAACGTCTTACattttaattcttctaaTGTATACCAACAAAATAGTGCTAATTTTACCAGTATTTCACCCCTATTGATTGAAAATACCACCAATGTTAATGTCACTCTTGTAACTGACGCCCTAATCCAAATGGCATCTTCATATAAATTTGCTGTTAACGAAACTGAGCTACAACTAATTTACCAAATGGATGATCTTAATAAGCCCGAGCaatttttggatttaaCTAAATACATTGATACTGCCAATTCTACTGAAGAAAACATCATGCTAACTTACAACTTTAATTCTTCCTCTTTCAACAACAgtgcaaaatattttagaatTAAATATGGTACACAGAGTATTAGCAACAGCAGTAACGTTACCTTTATCCAGAACTCTGCATATATTTCAGGCAATGTTTCTAACAATTCCATTGTACTAACCGATATTGCCTATTTAAATagtttatttgatattggAAGAGTACCATTATTTAATGCTAGTACATTCACCACAAGCACTGCGGGAGCAACAACCACCTACAATGTAACAACTGAAACCGTTACAGCTGGAGGACAACAATCAGCTGACACAGCATCTGTTGCCGTTGTTACTCACTGGGACTCGGTATATGTTACAAATACGGTTGTGGCAAGTACAACCAAAGTTATCAGATTTAGTGTTCCAACAACTGCTCAAATAAATACCGTATCCGGTGACTTGTACAACAATCAAGCTAAAATAAATTCGGTCTCAAGTTTTGAAACCTCCACAATAcccaacaaaaaaagaaacagaGACGATAATGATATAAGGATTTTGCCATTTGAAGATAGCGCTAATACTGCCCCTGTTGCATTTACTTTGATAACTGCATGTCTATTAAGTGTTTTTGCCGTTATTGCCTTATAA
- the PFA3 gene encoding palmitoyltransferase PFA3 (similar to Saccharomyces cerevisiae YNL326C | PFA3 | Protein Fatty Acyltransferase), translating into MACNLLSLFPKVLTISLYCYTSAIVIYYVSYNNVIIPIIIITILVIALYTYLLVIYVGPGSPLDHKPLIIKNLANAEIGLEEPPSFMTLKNYTLKSDGRLRLCRSCFVWKPDRTHHCSNCNRCFLRMDHHCPWFASCIGFKNQKFFIQFLEYTTLYSIIICAITSNFLYHWFKQENYENEDINLQVVFVWLLAIVTSISMIAFTWYSIYLVVNNMTIIESSALRAHREELEILHDSGHPDPMLASRAVNIFDLGSKRRNWDSVMGSTWMEWLFPITTYRQRSSIANGSYDDQGLYFPVDKKLKRDIQLQNRLLTRLTPRSSMDV; encoded by the coding sequence ATGGCATGTAATCTATTATCCTTATTTCCAAAAGTGTTAACTATATCTCTATATTGTTATACATCTGCCATTGTTATATACTATGTTTCGTATAATAACGTAATAATACCCATTATAATCATAACTATTTTGGTAATAGCCCTTTACACATATTTGTTAGTAATTTATGTTGGTCCTGGGAGCCCATTAGATCATAAGCCactaattattaaaaatctGGCAAATGCAGAAATAGGACTTGAAGAACCACCTTCATTTATGACTTTAAAGAATTACACCCTGAAAAGTGATGGACGGTTAAGATTATGTCGTAGTTGTTTTGTTTGGAAACCGGATAGAACACATCACTGTTCTAATTGTAACCGATGTTTTTTAAGGATGGACCACCATTGTCCATGGTTTGCAAGTTGCATTGGTttcaaaaatcaaaaattttttattcaatttttggAATATACAACTCTCTAcagtataataatatgcGCAATTACATCAAACTTTCTTTATCATTGGTTCAAACAAGAAAActatgaaaatgaagataTTAATCTTCAAGTAGTATTTGTTTGGCTACTAGCAATAGTGACTTCTATTTCTATGATTGCATTTACCTGGTATTCCATTTATCTAGTGGTTAACAATATGACCATTATTGAGTCGAGCGCTTTAAGAGCACATAGAGAAGAATTAGAGATTTTGCATGATAGTGGCCATCCTGACCCCATGTTAGCTTCGAGAGCtgttaatatatttgatttagGATCCAAACGTAGAAATTGGGATAGCGTCATGGGTTCCACTTGGATGGAATGGCTCTTCCCTATAACGACCTATAGACAAAGGTCTAGCATTGCAAATGGATCTTATGATGATCAGGGGCTATATTTCCCCGTGGATAAAAAGCTCAAACGTGATATTCAATTACAAAATAGGTTACTTACTAGATTAACACCAAGATCATCCATGGATGTGTag
- the RRP40 gene encoding exosome non-catalytic core subunit RRP40 (similar to Saccharomyces cerevisiae YOL142W | RRP40 | Ribosomal RNA Processing) encodes MSLIFPGDTLQIPTSQIKVTGPGIYVFPNENDVKPINAGIEIVQKSPKTSVYIEYNSKRYIPAVGDFVIGTIVAAYADHYNVSLNNFSNVVSLSYMAFPNASKKNRPNLKTGDLVYARVCQSDRDLEAEIECMNSTTGVNDGFGLLDENNSMIIDVSLGFARELLFNNSYPLLPLLSKFTEFEVAIGVNGKIWIKTPSVLQTLASYKSILDCEKNPSKNFKDIIKSNFKKIVNVVADEN; translated from the coding sequence ATGAGCTTAATTTTCCCAGGTGATACTTTACAAATTCCAACATCACAAATCAAAGTTACAGGTCCGGGCATTTATGTCTTTCccaatgaaaatgatgTAAAACCAATCAATGCAGGCATAGAAATTGTACAAAAAAGTCCCAAGACAAGTGTTTATATAGAGTACAACTCCAAAAGATACATACCTGCTGTAGGTGATTTTGTTATTGGAACAATTGTAGCTGCGTATGCTGATCATTATAATGTTAGTTTAAATAACTTCTCTAATGTTGTCTCGCTATCTTACATGGCATTTCCAAATGCTTCCAAGAAAAATAGGCCTAATCTAAAAACAGGCGATTTGGTCTATGCCAGAGTTTGCCAAAGTGATAGAGACTTGGAGGCTGAGATAGAATGTATGAATTCCACAACAGGTGTTAACGATGGTTTTGGTTTATTAGATGAAAACAATTCCATGATAATAGATGTTTCCTTAGGGTTTGCTCGCGAATTGTTATTTAACAATAGCTATCCGTTATTACCTCTGTTATCGAAATTTACTGAGTTTGAAGTAGCCATAGGTGTTAATGGGAAAATATGGATCAAGACTCCAAGCGTATTGCAAACTTTAGCATCATACAAAAGTATACTGGATTGTGAAAAGAATCCGtcaaaaaactttaaagaTATCATTAAAAGTAACTTTAAGAAAATCGTTAATGTAGTAGCTGATGAGAACTGA